GACATCTTTGACCAAAAAATTCAGCGGTTTTTCGCGGCGAATTTTGTGTTTCAAACCTCGAACTTGCACGCGCAGCAGCACTTGTTCCAAACAGTCGCGATCGAAACACACATGACGTTGCCGATCTTTTTGCCCCAAACTTGCGCCAGAGATAACGTGTAACTGGGTATTCTTCTTTAACTGATACCAAAGACCCTCTGGTGCGTTCAACCCTTTGGTGGTGGAGAGGCTGGGATTGGCTGAGAGGTAGAGCGGGTCTATGCTAGTAGCACCCAGAGTTTGTTCGTAGTTGTAATAATAGTGCAAAGGTACTTCCGCCGCTGGCAGATCTAGCAGACCTTCATAAAACT
This sequence is a window from Aerosakkonema funiforme FACHB-1375. Protein-coding genes within it:
- a CDS encoding VOC family protein, translated to MVLAVNVIPSLPLPSLLGSFLPALPLDSLFSTQGIMVMLLVAYAGAMWMFLTSAPKVHTIMVSDLEIARQFYEGLLDLPAAEVPLHYYYNYEQTLGATSIDPLYLSANPSLSTTKGLNAPEGLWYQLKKNTQLHVISGASLGQKDRQRHVCFDRDCLEQVLLRVQVRGLKHKIRREKPLNFLVKDVEGRVIELAEASN